The following are from one region of the Mangifera indica cultivar Alphonso chromosome 14, CATAS_Mindica_2.1, whole genome shotgun sequence genome:
- the LOC123196210 gene encoding glycosylphosphatidylinositol anchor attachment 1 protein-like has protein sequence MATTEIQNQVPKMRQRPIVRLGVLLISHSLLVSVVCCTAGVLALLLLPVLAKKTYISENALMPGSASSMISNQEVSEANELIKDITSLYSKPSTAAIESRRLIAQYISNLGAEVNYHKFHPQANEFHPLRFFSSPDSGILQENFSCASYGLNTVGVIRAPRGDGKEAIVLVTPYNSVKGGVREALSLGIAYSVFSLLTQVTWLAKDIIWLVADSQYGEYAAVTSWLRDYHTPVFSDLSILNTELCDDGSNILELNENSNLERLISYEFRRAGTMAAALVLKVAYRNEVQDTLSIFAEASNGQMPNLDLINIVNYLAVHRQGYHVKVEKFWSLLNSKWLKILGEMFESLGKFVKSLNPDWKFGIPVADYIEGCATLASSLYYQAIGVPTGPHGAFRDYQVDAITLEISPRVSFNNEDRRNDFLLQGGRLIEGVIRSVNNLLEKFHQSFFLYLLTSPSKFVSIGVYMISFALLVAPLPVVAASLYAETHNLTPTSEKEKSAADDEFGSVLRSWKWLNSAKSVFIVHLWGAMVSLLPYFISQIPNCPSTTNFHLWFLLSVLSLVVLNWILGSPFSQLCGLQPQEEWAILKSVTISALFIGLGLMSVINFATAEFGALLMVPTSLMAHSLKLDVKGRRFLSFSRAICNLVLVVITFPPATYFILKGMFEGFSGINAGDFWNWVESLWAWNSATYLYIGMVHLPCWVLCVQILFYAC, from the exons ATGGCCACTACTGAGATTCAGAACCAAGTTCCTAAGATGAGACAAAGGCCAATCGTGCGTTTGGGAGTCTTGCTCATCTCACACAGTCTCCTTGTCAG CGTAGTCTGCTGTACAGCAGGAGTTTTGGCTCTGTTACTCTTACCTGTTCTTGCCAAAAAAACCTACATTTCCGAAAACGCTCTCATGCCAG gttCTGCGAGTTCCATGATTTCTAATCAGGAAGTTTCTGAGGCAAATGAATTGATTAAGGATATCACTAGCTTGTATTCGAAACCTTCCACTGCAGCCAT CGAAAGTCGAAGACTCATAGCCCAGTATATATCTAACTTGGGTGCTGAAGTTAATTATCACAAATTCCACCCTCAAGCTAATGAATTTCATCCACTGCGTTTTTTCTCTAGCCCTGACTCTGGGATATTACAAGAGAACTTTAGTTGTGCATCTTATGGTTTAAACACTGTTGGAGTAATAAGAGCACCTCGTGGTGATGGGAAGGAAGCTATTGTCTTGGTGACTCCCTATAATTCTGTCAAGGGTGGTGTGCGAGAGGCTTTGTCCTTGGGCATTGCGTACTCAGTATTTTCCTTGCTTACCCAAGTTACTTGGCTGGCCAAAGATATTATATGGCTTGTTGCTGATTCTCAGTATGGAGAATATGCTGCTGTTACTTCTTGGCTAAGAGATTATCACACTCCAGTATTTAGTGATTTGAGCATACTAAATACGGAATTGTGTGATGATGGAAGTAATATATTGGAATtgaatgaaaattcaaatttagaaagaTTGATATCCTATGAATTTAGGCGCGCTGGGACTATGGCTGCTGCCTTGGTCTTGAAGGTTGCTTATAGAAATGAAGTCCAGGACACTCTTAGTATTTTTGCTGAGGCATCCAATGGCCAGATGCCAAACTTGGACCTCATCAACATAGTGAATTATTTAGCTGTACATAGGCAAGGTTATCATGTAAAGGTAGAGAAATTTTGGTCTCTACTTAACTCCAAATGGCTGAAGATTTTGGGTGAAATGTTTGAATCACTTGGAAAATTTGTGAAAAGCTTGAATCCTGATTGGAAATTTGGTATCCCAGTGGCAGATTATATTGAAGGATGTGCTACGCTTGCAAGTTCATTATATTATCAG gCAATCGGTGTTCCCACAGGTCCCCATGGTGCTTTTCGTGATTACCAAGTTGATGCAATAACTTTAGAAATTTCACCTAGAGTTTCTTTTAATAACGAGGACAGGCGTAATGACTTCCTTCTACAAGGTGGCCG GTTGATTGAAGGAGTTATACGATCAGTAAATAACCTCCTTGAGAAGTTTCACCAGTCATTTTTCCTATACTTGTTAACATCTCCTAGTAAGTTTGTGTCGATTGGAGTCTACATGATCTCATTTGCTCTCCTTGTAGCACCACTTCCTGTGGTTGCCGCATCTCTCTATGCTGAGACTCATAATTTGACTCCTACTTCAGAGAAAGAAAAGTCTGCTGCTGATGATGAGTTTGGCAGTGTTCTCAGATCATGGAAATGGCTTAATTCAGCCAAAAGTGTGTTTATAGTGCACTTATGGGGTGCTATGGTGTCTTTACTTCCATATTTCATCTCCCAAATACCCAATTGCCCCTCAACAACCAACTTTCATCTCTGGTTTCTGCTTTCAGTGCTCAGCCTGGTAGTCTTAAACTGGATTTTGGGTTCTCCATTTTCTCAATTGTGTGGACTTCAACCTCAAGAAGAATGGGCCATCTTGAAATCAGTGACTATCTCAGCTCTCTTCATTGGCTTGGGTCTCATGTCTGTGATTAATTTTGCTACTGCTGAATTTGGGGCTTTATTAATGGTCCCAACATCTCTGATGGCTCATTCTCTGAAACTTGATGTCAAAGGCAGGAGATTCCTAAGTTTTTCAAGGGCAATTTGCAATCTGGTTCTTGTGGTTATCACTTTCCCCCCAGctacatattttatattgaagGGTATGTTTGAAGGCTTCAGTGGCATTAATGCTGGTGACTTCTGGAATTGGGTTGAGTCCCTTTGGGCATGGAACAGTGCTACTTACCTCTATATAGGTATGGTTCACCTTCCTTGCTGGGTATTATGTGttcagattttattttatgcttgtTAA
- the LOC123196211 gene encoding ABC transporter B family member 26, chloroplastic-like isoform X2 produces the protein MATAHLNLHAINKLPAIFSPQGHRFGNKHQFPTAFTRNKQRQLFKISNSAFVDRFSSKVKDKNVKEFLEFLKNGWNLNDAEQVERETAKPITVWIALSRMWTLIGNEHWLLYVAFIALIVAAVCYFFFCFSSYLFALTNFRIVCFKTRLLIWSKYIMLQVSEISMPSILAASIFSAQRGETIVFLRSSRFLFMLCLTSGLCSGLRSGCFGIANMILVKRLRESLYSALVFQDILFFNTEAVGCLTSRLGADCQKLSNVIGNDVNLILRNSLQGIGALINLLVLSWPLALSALVICSVLSAVFLVYGQYQKKAAKLNQEFNACAHEVAQETLSMMRTVRVYGTEHKELGRYKQWLDKLASIGVYESMAYGLWNMSFITFYRSMQLLTYVLYCEWLIYATWRVVDNLTSLLQSIGASEKVFQLVDLLPSNQFLSKGVRLQKIMGHIQFVNVSFHYPSRATVPVLDNACLTIEANEVVAIVGLSGSGKSTFVNLLLRLYEPISGQILIDGFPLKELDIRWLREKIGFVGQEPHLFHMDIKSNIMYGCPRDIKHEDIEWAAEQAYAHEFILSLPQGYETLVDDALLSGGQKQRIAIARAILRDPAILILDEATSALDSESEHYVKGVLRRFRNDNETKRTIIVIAHRLSTIKDVDRVVVIDGG, from the exons ATGGCGACCGCTCACTTGAACCTCCATGCAATCAACAAATTGCCAGCCATTTTCAGTCCCCAAGGGCACCGTTTCGGAAACAAACACCAATTCCCTACTGCATTTACCAGAAACAAACAGCGGCAGTTGTTCAAAATTTCGAACTCAGCCTTTGTGGACAGATTTTCAAGCAAAGTCAAAGACAAGAACGTTAAAGAATTCTTGGAGTTTCTCAAGAATGGGTGGAACTTAAATGATGCTGAGCAAGTTGAAAGAGAAACCGCGAAACCAATTACAGTGTGGATTGCTCTTAGCAGAATGTGGACTTTGATTGGAAACGAACACTGGCTTCTCTACGTTGCATTCATTGCCTTAATTGTTGCTGCGgtttgttacttttttttttgtttcagcTCTTATTTATTTGCACTTACGAATTTTAGAATCGTTTGTTTTAAAACTAGGTTATTAATATGGTCTAAGTATATTATGCTGCAGGTTTCCGAGATCTCAATGCCAAGTATATTGGCAGCATCTATATTTTCTGCTCAGAGAGGGGAGACCATAGTGTTCTTGAGGAGCTCGAGATTCTTGTTTATGTTGTGTCTCACTTCGGGGTTATGCag TGGCTTACGAAGTGGCTGTTTTGGTATTGCAAATATGATCCTG GTGAAGCGTCTTAGGGAATCTCTGTATTCGGCTCTTGTTTTTCAG GATATACTATTTTTCAACACAGAAGCAGTTGGTTGCTTGACAAGTAGACTTGGAGCAGATTGTCAGAAGCTGTCCAATGTCATTGGAAACGATGTTAATTTGATATTACGCAATTCTCTTCag GGTATAGGTGCATTGATTAACTTGCTGGTTTTGTCTTGGCCTCTCGCATTATCAGCATTGGTGATATGCTCTGTTCTGTCTGCAGTCTTTTTGGTTTATGGCCA GTACCAAAAGAAAGCTGCAAAGTTAAATCAAGAGTTCAATGCATGTGCCCACGAG GTTGCACAAGAAACACTTTCTATGATGAGAACTGTTAGGGTTTATGGAACAGAACATAAAGAACTTGGAAG GTACAAACAATGGCTGGACAAGCTTGCTTCTATTGGAGTTTATGAAAGCATGGCTTATGGATTGTGGAATATGAGTTTTATCACTTTTTATCGTTCTATGCAG CTCCTTACATATGTATTGTACTGTGAGTGGTTGATTTATGCAACCTGGAGGGTAGTAGATAATTTAACATCACTACTAcaatcaattggagcaagcgaAAAAGTTTTCCAGTTAGTGGATCTTTTGCCCAGCAATCAATTCTTATCAAAAG GAGTGAGGTTGCAGAAGATAATGGGGCATATACAATTTGTGAATGTATCTTTCCATTATCCTTCAAGGGCAACA GTACCTGTTCTAGATAATGCATGCCTCACTATTGAAGCAAATGAAGTGGTTGCAATT GTTGGTCTAAGTGGCAGTGGAAAAAGCACATTTGTTAATCTTTTACTACGACTCTATGAGCCAATTAGTGGTCAG ATACTTATCGATGGCTTCCCACTTAAGGAGCTGGACATCAGGTGGCTGAGAGAAAAGATTGGATTTGTTGGACAG GAACCCCATCTATTTCATATGGATATCAAGTCAAACATCATGTATGGTTGTCCAAGAGATATTAAGCATGAAGACATAGAATGGGCTGCGGAGCAGGCTTATGCTCATGAATTCATCTTATCTCTTCCTCAAGGTTATGAAACCCTCGTTGATGATGCTTTGCTCAGTGGAGGGCAGAAGCAGCGAATTGCTATTGCCAGAGCTATACTTAGAGATCCTGCTATTTTAATTCTTGATGAAGCTACCAGTGCTTTGGATTCTGAAAGTGAACACTACGTCAAG GGGGTTCTTCGTAGATTCAGAAATGACAATGAAACAAAAAGAACCATTATTGTTATAGCACATAG GCTCTCTACCATAAAAGATGTTGACAGAGTTGTTGTAATTGATGGTGGTTGA
- the LOC123196211 gene encoding ABC transporter B family member 26, chloroplastic-like isoform X1: MATAHLNLHAINKLPAIFSPQGHRFGNKHQFPTAFTRNKQRQLFKISNSAFVDRFSSKVKDKNVKEFLEFLKNGWNLNDAEQVERETAKPITVWIALSRMWTLIGNEHWLLYVAFIALIVAAVCYFFFCFSSYLFALTNFRIVCFKTRLLIWSKYIMLQVSEISMPSILAASIFSAQRGETIVFLRSSRFLFMLCLTSGLCSGLRSGCFGIANMILVKRLRESLYSALVFQDILFFNTEAVGCLTSRLGADCQKLSNVIGNDVNLILRNSLQGIGALINLLVLSWPLALSALVICSVLSAVFLVYGQYQKKAAKLNQEFNACAHEVAQETLSMMRTVRVYGTEHKELGRYKQWLDKLASIGVYESMAYGLWNMSFITFYRSMQVIAVLLGGMSILTGYISSEQLLTYVLYCEWLIYATWRVVDNLTSLLQSIGASEKVFQLVDLLPSNQFLSKGVRLQKIMGHIQFVNVSFHYPSRATVPVLDNACLTIEANEVVAIVGLSGSGKSTFVNLLLRLYEPISGQILIDGFPLKELDIRWLREKIGFVGQEPHLFHMDIKSNIMYGCPRDIKHEDIEWAAEQAYAHEFILSLPQGYETLVDDALLSGGQKQRIAIARAILRDPAILILDEATSALDSESEHYVKGVLRRFRNDNETKRTIIVIAHRLSTIKDVDRVVVIDGG, translated from the exons ATGGCGACCGCTCACTTGAACCTCCATGCAATCAACAAATTGCCAGCCATTTTCAGTCCCCAAGGGCACCGTTTCGGAAACAAACACCAATTCCCTACTGCATTTACCAGAAACAAACAGCGGCAGTTGTTCAAAATTTCGAACTCAGCCTTTGTGGACAGATTTTCAAGCAAAGTCAAAGACAAGAACGTTAAAGAATTCTTGGAGTTTCTCAAGAATGGGTGGAACTTAAATGATGCTGAGCAAGTTGAAAGAGAAACCGCGAAACCAATTACAGTGTGGATTGCTCTTAGCAGAATGTGGACTTTGATTGGAAACGAACACTGGCTTCTCTACGTTGCATTCATTGCCTTAATTGTTGCTGCGgtttgttacttttttttttgtttcagcTCTTATTTATTTGCACTTACGAATTTTAGAATCGTTTGTTTTAAAACTAGGTTATTAATATGGTCTAAGTATATTATGCTGCAGGTTTCCGAGATCTCAATGCCAAGTATATTGGCAGCATCTATATTTTCTGCTCAGAGAGGGGAGACCATAGTGTTCTTGAGGAGCTCGAGATTCTTGTTTATGTTGTGTCTCACTTCGGGGTTATGCag TGGCTTACGAAGTGGCTGTTTTGGTATTGCAAATATGATCCTG GTGAAGCGTCTTAGGGAATCTCTGTATTCGGCTCTTGTTTTTCAG GATATACTATTTTTCAACACAGAAGCAGTTGGTTGCTTGACAAGTAGACTTGGAGCAGATTGTCAGAAGCTGTCCAATGTCATTGGAAACGATGTTAATTTGATATTACGCAATTCTCTTCag GGTATAGGTGCATTGATTAACTTGCTGGTTTTGTCTTGGCCTCTCGCATTATCAGCATTGGTGATATGCTCTGTTCTGTCTGCAGTCTTTTTGGTTTATGGCCA GTACCAAAAGAAAGCTGCAAAGTTAAATCAAGAGTTCAATGCATGTGCCCACGAG GTTGCACAAGAAACACTTTCTATGATGAGAACTGTTAGGGTTTATGGAACAGAACATAAAGAACTTGGAAG GTACAAACAATGGCTGGACAAGCTTGCTTCTATTGGAGTTTATGAAAGCATGGCTTATGGATTGTGGAATATGAGTTTTATCACTTTTTATCGTTCTATGCAG GTTATTGCAGTGCTTTTAGGAGGAATGTCTATCTTGACTGGTTATATATCTTCTGAGCAGCTCCTTACATATGTATTGTACTGTGAGTGGTTGATTTATGCAACCTGGAGGGTAGTAGATAATTTAACATCACTACTAcaatcaattggagcaagcgaAAAAGTTTTCCAGTTAGTGGATCTTTTGCCCAGCAATCAATTCTTATCAAAAG GAGTGAGGTTGCAGAAGATAATGGGGCATATACAATTTGTGAATGTATCTTTCCATTATCCTTCAAGGGCAACA GTACCTGTTCTAGATAATGCATGCCTCACTATTGAAGCAAATGAAGTGGTTGCAATT GTTGGTCTAAGTGGCAGTGGAAAAAGCACATTTGTTAATCTTTTACTACGACTCTATGAGCCAATTAGTGGTCAG ATACTTATCGATGGCTTCCCACTTAAGGAGCTGGACATCAGGTGGCTGAGAGAAAAGATTGGATTTGTTGGACAG GAACCCCATCTATTTCATATGGATATCAAGTCAAACATCATGTATGGTTGTCCAAGAGATATTAAGCATGAAGACATAGAATGGGCTGCGGAGCAGGCTTATGCTCATGAATTCATCTTATCTCTTCCTCAAGGTTATGAAACCCTCGTTGATGATGCTTTGCTCAGTGGAGGGCAGAAGCAGCGAATTGCTATTGCCAGAGCTATACTTAGAGATCCTGCTATTTTAATTCTTGATGAAGCTACCAGTGCTTTGGATTCTGAAAGTGAACACTACGTCAAG GGGGTTCTTCGTAGATTCAGAAATGACAATGAAACAAAAAGAACCATTATTGTTATAGCACATAG GCTCTCTACCATAAAAGATGTTGACAGAGTTGTTGTAATTGATGGTGGTTGA
- the LOC123196211 gene encoding ABC transporter B family member 26, chloroplastic-like isoform X4, producing MATAHLNLHAINKLPAIFSPQGHRFGNKHQFPTAFTRNKQRQLFKISNSAFVDRFSSKVKDKNVKEFLEFLKNGWNLNDAEQVERETAKPITVWIALSRMWTLIGNEHWLLYVAFIALIVAAVCYFFFCFSSYLFALTNFRIVCFKTRLLIWSKYIMLQVSEISMPSILAASIFSAQRGETIVFLRSSRFLFMLCLTSGLCSGLRSGCFGIANMILVKRLRESLYSALVFQDILFFNTEAVGCLTSRLGADCQKLSNVIGNDVNLILRNSLQGIGALINLLVLSWPLALSALVICSVLSAVFLVYGQYQKKAAKLNQEFNACAHEVIAVLLGGMSILTGYISSEQLLTYVLYCEWLIYATWRVVDNLTSLLQSIGASEKVFQLVDLLPSNQFLSKGVRLQKIMGHIQFVNVSFHYPSRATVPVLDNACLTIEANEVVAIVGLSGSGKSTFVNLLLRLYEPISGQILIDGFPLKELDIRWLREKIGFVGQEPHLFHMDIKSNIMYGCPRDIKHEDIEWAAEQAYAHEFILSLPQGYETLVDDALLSGGQKQRIAIARAILRDPAILILDEATSALDSESEHYVKGVLRRFRNDNETKRTIIVIAHRLSTIKDVDRVVVIDGG from the exons ATGGCGACCGCTCACTTGAACCTCCATGCAATCAACAAATTGCCAGCCATTTTCAGTCCCCAAGGGCACCGTTTCGGAAACAAACACCAATTCCCTACTGCATTTACCAGAAACAAACAGCGGCAGTTGTTCAAAATTTCGAACTCAGCCTTTGTGGACAGATTTTCAAGCAAAGTCAAAGACAAGAACGTTAAAGAATTCTTGGAGTTTCTCAAGAATGGGTGGAACTTAAATGATGCTGAGCAAGTTGAAAGAGAAACCGCGAAACCAATTACAGTGTGGATTGCTCTTAGCAGAATGTGGACTTTGATTGGAAACGAACACTGGCTTCTCTACGTTGCATTCATTGCCTTAATTGTTGCTGCGgtttgttacttttttttttgtttcagcTCTTATTTATTTGCACTTACGAATTTTAGAATCGTTTGTTTTAAAACTAGGTTATTAATATGGTCTAAGTATATTATGCTGCAGGTTTCCGAGATCTCAATGCCAAGTATATTGGCAGCATCTATATTTTCTGCTCAGAGAGGGGAGACCATAGTGTTCTTGAGGAGCTCGAGATTCTTGTTTATGTTGTGTCTCACTTCGGGGTTATGCag TGGCTTACGAAGTGGCTGTTTTGGTATTGCAAATATGATCCTG GTGAAGCGTCTTAGGGAATCTCTGTATTCGGCTCTTGTTTTTCAG GATATACTATTTTTCAACACAGAAGCAGTTGGTTGCTTGACAAGTAGACTTGGAGCAGATTGTCAGAAGCTGTCCAATGTCATTGGAAACGATGTTAATTTGATATTACGCAATTCTCTTCag GGTATAGGTGCATTGATTAACTTGCTGGTTTTGTCTTGGCCTCTCGCATTATCAGCATTGGTGATATGCTCTGTTCTGTCTGCAGTCTTTTTGGTTTATGGCCA GTACCAAAAGAAAGCTGCAAAGTTAAATCAAGAGTTCAATGCATGTGCCCACGAG GTTATTGCAGTGCTTTTAGGAGGAATGTCTATCTTGACTGGTTATATATCTTCTGAGCAGCTCCTTACATATGTATTGTACTGTGAGTGGTTGATTTATGCAACCTGGAGGGTAGTAGATAATTTAACATCACTACTAcaatcaattggagcaagcgaAAAAGTTTTCCAGTTAGTGGATCTTTTGCCCAGCAATCAATTCTTATCAAAAG GAGTGAGGTTGCAGAAGATAATGGGGCATATACAATTTGTGAATGTATCTTTCCATTATCCTTCAAGGGCAACA GTACCTGTTCTAGATAATGCATGCCTCACTATTGAAGCAAATGAAGTGGTTGCAATT GTTGGTCTAAGTGGCAGTGGAAAAAGCACATTTGTTAATCTTTTACTACGACTCTATGAGCCAATTAGTGGTCAG ATACTTATCGATGGCTTCCCACTTAAGGAGCTGGACATCAGGTGGCTGAGAGAAAAGATTGGATTTGTTGGACAG GAACCCCATCTATTTCATATGGATATCAAGTCAAACATCATGTATGGTTGTCCAAGAGATATTAAGCATGAAGACATAGAATGGGCTGCGGAGCAGGCTTATGCTCATGAATTCATCTTATCTCTTCCTCAAGGTTATGAAACCCTCGTTGATGATGCTTTGCTCAGTGGAGGGCAGAAGCAGCGAATTGCTATTGCCAGAGCTATACTTAGAGATCCTGCTATTTTAATTCTTGATGAAGCTACCAGTGCTTTGGATTCTGAAAGTGAACACTACGTCAAG GGGGTTCTTCGTAGATTCAGAAATGACAATGAAACAAAAAGAACCATTATTGTTATAGCACATAG GCTCTCTACCATAAAAGATGTTGACAGAGTTGTTGTAATTGATGGTGGTTGA
- the LOC123196211 gene encoding ABC transporter B family member 26, chloroplastic-like isoform X3, with protein MATAHLNLHAINKLPAIFSPQGHRFGNKHQFPTAFTRNKQRQLFKISNSAFVDRFSSKVKDKNVKEFLEFLKNGWNLNDAEQVERETAKPITVWIALSRMWTLIGNEHWLLYVAFIALIVAAVSEISMPSILAASIFSAQRGETIVFLRSSRFLFMLCLTSGLCSGLRSGCFGIANMILVKRLRESLYSALVFQDILFFNTEAVGCLTSRLGADCQKLSNVIGNDVNLILRNSLQGIGALINLLVLSWPLALSALVICSVLSAVFLVYGQYQKKAAKLNQEFNACAHEVAQETLSMMRTVRVYGTEHKELGRYKQWLDKLASIGVYESMAYGLWNMSFITFYRSMQVIAVLLGGMSILTGYISSEQLLTYVLYCEWLIYATWRVVDNLTSLLQSIGASEKVFQLVDLLPSNQFLSKGVRLQKIMGHIQFVNVSFHYPSRATVPVLDNACLTIEANEVVAIVGLSGSGKSTFVNLLLRLYEPISGQILIDGFPLKELDIRWLREKIGFVGQEPHLFHMDIKSNIMYGCPRDIKHEDIEWAAEQAYAHEFILSLPQGYETLVDDALLSGGQKQRIAIARAILRDPAILILDEATSALDSESEHYVKGVLRRFRNDNETKRTIIVIAHRLSTIKDVDRVVVIDGG; from the exons ATGGCGACCGCTCACTTGAACCTCCATGCAATCAACAAATTGCCAGCCATTTTCAGTCCCCAAGGGCACCGTTTCGGAAACAAACACCAATTCCCTACTGCATTTACCAGAAACAAACAGCGGCAGTTGTTCAAAATTTCGAACTCAGCCTTTGTGGACAGATTTTCAAGCAAAGTCAAAGACAAGAACGTTAAAGAATTCTTGGAGTTTCTCAAGAATGGGTGGAACTTAAATGATGCTGAGCAAGTTGAAAGAGAAACCGCGAAACCAATTACAGTGTGGATTGCTCTTAGCAGAATGTGGACTTTGATTGGAAACGAACACTGGCTTCTCTACGTTGCATTCATTGCCTTAATTGTTGCTGCG GTTTCCGAGATCTCAATGCCAAGTATATTGGCAGCATCTATATTTTCTGCTCAGAGAGGGGAGACCATAGTGTTCTTGAGGAGCTCGAGATTCTTGTTTATGTTGTGTCTCACTTCGGGGTTATGCag TGGCTTACGAAGTGGCTGTTTTGGTATTGCAAATATGATCCTG GTGAAGCGTCTTAGGGAATCTCTGTATTCGGCTCTTGTTTTTCAG GATATACTATTTTTCAACACAGAAGCAGTTGGTTGCTTGACAAGTAGACTTGGAGCAGATTGTCAGAAGCTGTCCAATGTCATTGGAAACGATGTTAATTTGATATTACGCAATTCTCTTCag GGTATAGGTGCATTGATTAACTTGCTGGTTTTGTCTTGGCCTCTCGCATTATCAGCATTGGTGATATGCTCTGTTCTGTCTGCAGTCTTTTTGGTTTATGGCCA GTACCAAAAGAAAGCTGCAAAGTTAAATCAAGAGTTCAATGCATGTGCCCACGAG GTTGCACAAGAAACACTTTCTATGATGAGAACTGTTAGGGTTTATGGAACAGAACATAAAGAACTTGGAAG GTACAAACAATGGCTGGACAAGCTTGCTTCTATTGGAGTTTATGAAAGCATGGCTTATGGATTGTGGAATATGAGTTTTATCACTTTTTATCGTTCTATGCAG GTTATTGCAGTGCTTTTAGGAGGAATGTCTATCTTGACTGGTTATATATCTTCTGAGCAGCTCCTTACATATGTATTGTACTGTGAGTGGTTGATTTATGCAACCTGGAGGGTAGTAGATAATTTAACATCACTACTAcaatcaattggagcaagcgaAAAAGTTTTCCAGTTAGTGGATCTTTTGCCCAGCAATCAATTCTTATCAAAAG GAGTGAGGTTGCAGAAGATAATGGGGCATATACAATTTGTGAATGTATCTTTCCATTATCCTTCAAGGGCAACA GTACCTGTTCTAGATAATGCATGCCTCACTATTGAAGCAAATGAAGTGGTTGCAATT GTTGGTCTAAGTGGCAGTGGAAAAAGCACATTTGTTAATCTTTTACTACGACTCTATGAGCCAATTAGTGGTCAG ATACTTATCGATGGCTTCCCACTTAAGGAGCTGGACATCAGGTGGCTGAGAGAAAAGATTGGATTTGTTGGACAG GAACCCCATCTATTTCATATGGATATCAAGTCAAACATCATGTATGGTTGTCCAAGAGATATTAAGCATGAAGACATAGAATGGGCTGCGGAGCAGGCTTATGCTCATGAATTCATCTTATCTCTTCCTCAAGGTTATGAAACCCTCGTTGATGATGCTTTGCTCAGTGGAGGGCAGAAGCAGCGAATTGCTATTGCCAGAGCTATACTTAGAGATCCTGCTATTTTAATTCTTGATGAAGCTACCAGTGCTTTGGATTCTGAAAGTGAACACTACGTCAAG GGGGTTCTTCGTAGATTCAGAAATGACAATGAAACAAAAAGAACCATTATTGTTATAGCACATAG GCTCTCTACCATAAAAGATGTTGACAGAGTTGTTGTAATTGATGGTGGTTGA